A genomic stretch from Scatophagus argus isolate fScaArg1 chromosome 19, fScaArg1.pri, whole genome shotgun sequence includes:
- the napbb gene encoding N-ethylmaleimide-sensitive factor attachment protein, beta b isoform X1 encodes MDNSGKEKEAIQLMADADKKVKSSGSFLGGMFGGGHHKVEEACEMYCRAANMFKMAKNWSAAGNAFCKAARLHMQLQNKHDCATSFIDAGNAYKKSDPNEAIKCLNAAIDIYTDMGRFTIAAKHHISIAEIYESELVDIEKAIAHYEQAADYYKGEESNSSANKCLLKVGAYCAQLEQYQKAIEIYEQVGANTMDNPLLKYSAKEYFFKASLCHFIVDELNAKIAVEKYEEMFPAFSDSRECKLLKKLLEAHEEQNSEAFTEAVKEFDSISRLDQWHTTLLLRIKKTIQGDEGDLK; translated from the exons ATGGACAACTCTgggaaagagaaggaagcaATTCAGCTCATGGCGGACGCTGACAAAAAAGTCAAGTCCTCTGGCTCTTTTTTGGGAGGGATGTTTGGAGG aGGACATCACAAAGTGGAAGAAGCATGTGAGATGTACTGCAGAGCTGCCAACATGTTCAAGATGGCCAAGAACTGGAGTG CTGCTGGAAATGCATTTTGCAAGGCAGCACGTCTCCATATgcagctgcagaacaaacacGACTGTGCCACCAGTTTCATTGATGCAGGAAATGCTTACAAGAAGTCGGACCCTAATG AGGCAATCAAGTGTTTAAATGCTGCCATCGATATATACACAGACATG gGAAGATTCACCATCGCAGCCAAACACCACATCAGTATTGCAGAGATATACGAGTCTGAGTTGGTGGATATCGAAAAG GCTATTGCACATTATGAACAAGCAGCAGATTACTACAAAGGAGAAGAATCTAACAG TTCTGCCAACAAGTGTCTGCTGAAGGTGGGGGCTTACTGTGCTCAGTTGGAGCAGTACCAGAAGGCCATTGAAATTTACGAGCAG GTTGGAGCCAACACAATGGACAATCCATTGCTGAAATACAGCGCCAAAGAGTACTTCTTCAAAGCCTCCCTCTGTCATTTCATTGTCGACGAGCTCAATGCTAAG ATCGCTGttgaaaaatatgaagagaTGTTCCCGGCTTTCTCAGACTCTCGAGAATGCAAACTGTTGAAG AAACTTCTTGAGGCTCATGAGGAACAGAACAGCGAGGCTTTCACAGAGGCA GTAAAAGAGTTTGACTCAATCTCACGTTTGGACCAGTGGCACACGACCCTCCTGCTACGCATCAAAAAGACCATCCAGGGTGATGAAGGGGATTTGAAGTGA
- the napbb gene encoding N-ethylmaleimide-sensitive factor attachment protein, beta b isoform X2: protein MHFARQHVSICSCRTNTTVPPVSLMQEMLTRSRTLMGRFTIAAKHHISIAEIYESELVDIEKAIAHYEQAADYYKGEESNSSANKCLLKVGAYCAQLEQYQKAIEIYEQVGANTMDNPLLKYSAKEYFFKASLCHFIVDELNAKIAVEKYEEMFPAFSDSRECKLLKKLLEAHEEQNSEAFTEAVKEFDSISRLDQWHTTLLLRIKKTIQGDEGDLK from the exons ATGCATTTTGCAAGGCAGCACGTCTCCATATgcagctgcagaacaaacacGACTGTGCCACCAGTTTCATTGATGCAGGAAATGCTTACAAGAAGTCGGACCCTAATG gGAAGATTCACCATCGCAGCCAAACACCACATCAGTATTGCAGAGATATACGAGTCTGAGTTGGTGGATATCGAAAAG GCTATTGCACATTATGAACAAGCAGCAGATTACTACAAAGGAGAAGAATCTAACAG TTCTGCCAACAAGTGTCTGCTGAAGGTGGGGGCTTACTGTGCTCAGTTGGAGCAGTACCAGAAGGCCATTGAAATTTACGAGCAG GTTGGAGCCAACACAATGGACAATCCATTGCTGAAATACAGCGCCAAAGAGTACTTCTTCAAAGCCTCCCTCTGTCATTTCATTGTCGACGAGCTCAATGCTAAG ATCGCTGttgaaaaatatgaagagaTGTTCCCGGCTTTCTCAGACTCTCGAGAATGCAAACTGTTGAAG AAACTTCTTGAGGCTCATGAGGAACAGAACAGCGAGGCTTTCACAGAGGCA GTAAAAGAGTTTGACTCAATCTCACGTTTGGACCAGTGGCACACGACCCTCCTGCTACGCATCAAAAAGACCATCCAGGGTGATGAAGGGGATTTGAAGTGA